The following are from one region of the Phyllostomus discolor isolate MPI-MPIP mPhyDis1 chromosome 9, mPhyDis1.pri.v3, whole genome shotgun sequence genome:
- the BMP2 gene encoding bone morphogenetic protein 2, with the protein MVAGTRCLLALLLHQVLLGGAAGLIPELGRRKFAASTGRSSSQPSDDVLSEFELRLLSMFGLKQRPTPSRDAVVPPYMLELYRRHSGQPGAPAPDHRLERAASLANTVRSFHHEESLEELPEMSGKTTRRFFFNLTSIPTEEFITSAELQVFREQMQETLENNSSFHHRINIYEIIKPAASKSKFPMTRLLDTRLVNQNASRWESFDVTPAVMRWTAQGLANHGFVVEVAHLENQGVSKRHVRISRSLHQDEHSWSQIRPLLVTFGHDGKGHPLHKREKRQAKHKQRKRLKSSCKRHPLYVDFSDVGWNDWIVAPPGYHAFYCHGECPFPLADHLNSTNHAIVQTLVNSVNSKIPKACCVPTELSAISMLYLDENEKVVLKNYQDMVVEGCGCR; encoded by the exons ATGGTGGCCGGGACCCGCTGTCTTCTAGCGTTGCTGCTTCACCAGGTCCTCCTGGGCGGCGCAGCCGGCCTCATTCCCGAGCTGGGCCGGAGGAAGTTCGCGGCGTCAACTGGCCGCTCCTCATCCCAGCCCTCAGACGACGTCCTGAGCGAGTTCGAGTTGCGGCTTCTCAGCATGTTTGGCCTGAAGCAGAGACCCACCCCCAGCAGGGACGCAGTGGTGCCTCCCTACATGCTAGAACTGTACCGCCGTCATTCGGGCCAGCCCGGCGCGCCTGCCCCGGACCACCGGTTGGAGAGGGCAGCCAGCCTCGCCAACACTGTACGCAGCTTCCACCACGAAG AATCTTTGGAAGAACTGCCAGAAATGAGTGGAAAAACAACCCGGCGATTCTTCTTTAATTTAACTTCCATTCCCACCGAGGAGTTTATCACCTCAGCTGAACTTCAGGTTTTTCGGGAACAGATGCAggaaactttggaaaacaatagcAGTTTCCATCACCgaattaatatttatgaaattataaaaccTGCAGCAAGCAAATCGAAGTTCCCCATGACCAGGCTTTTGGACACCAGGTTGGTGAATCAGAATGCAAGCAGATGGGAGAGTTTCGACGTCACCCCTGCTGTGATGAGGTGGACCGCACAGGGACTCGCCAACCACGGATTTGTGGTGGAAGTGGCCCACTTAGAGAACCAGGGTGTCTCCAAGAGGCACGTCAGGATTAGCAGGTCTTTGCACCAAGATGAGCATAGCTGGTCACAGATAAGACCGTTGCTAGTAACTTTTGGCCATGATGGGAAAGGACATCCTCTTCACAAAAGAGAAAAGCGTCAAGCGAAACACAAACAGCGCAAACGCCTTAAGTCCAGCTGTAAGAGACACCCTTTGTACGTGGACTTTAGTGATGTGGGGTGGAATGACTGGATTGTAGCCCCCCCAGGGTATCATGCCTTTTACTGCCATGGAGAGTGCCCCTTTCCCCTGGCAGATCACCTGAACTCCACTAATCACGCCATTGTTCAGACGTTGGTCAACTCAGTTAACTCTAAGATTCCTAAGGCATGCTGCGTCCCGACGGAACTGAGTGCTATCTCCATGCTGTACCTTGACGAAAATGAGAAGGTTGTATTAAAGAACTATCAGGACATGGTTGTGGAGGGTTGCGGGTGTCGTTag